The following are encoded in a window of Arthrobacter sp. SLBN-100 genomic DNA:
- a CDS encoding GntR family transcriptional regulator, translating to MDELYRQLRNDILSGRHLPGTRLSSATLCEDYGVSSGVLREALARLAGESLAMFEPQRGYRVAEVSVDDLRQLTETRILIEAKTLRQSIQHGDLQFEANLAAAHHTLARSEPLSADGTVSEKWLDAHSNFHRALLAGSPNLRLQSIASSLRDSTEVYRCWSGRLGDEPERDVPAEHLRIFEATMTRDVERAVSELTCHIEHTTEVLLRVGAQSTTSGKGS from the coding sequence GTGGACGAGCTCTACAGGCAGCTCCGGAATGACATCCTGAGCGGGCGTCATCTGCCGGGGACCAGGTTGAGTTCGGCCACCCTCTGCGAGGACTATGGCGTCAGTAGCGGGGTTCTCAGGGAGGCTCTCGCCCGGCTTGCCGGTGAGAGTCTGGCGATGTTTGAACCGCAGCGCGGGTACCGAGTGGCAGAGGTGTCGGTCGATGACTTGCGGCAACTAACTGAGACACGAATTCTCATCGAAGCGAAGACGTTGCGCCAGTCGATCCAACATGGCGACCTTCAGTTCGAGGCTAATCTGGCCGCCGCGCACCACACGCTAGCGAGGTCGGAACCTCTCTCCGCAGATGGCACGGTGAGCGAAAAGTGGCTTGACGCGCACTCCAATTTTCACCGAGCACTGTTGGCGGGCTCGCCGAATCTGCGGTTGCAGTCTATCGCGAGCTCACTCAGAGATTCGACCGAGGTCTACCGCTGCTGGTCGGGTCGTTTAGGGGATGAGCCGGAACGCGACGTGCCTGCGGAGCACCTTCGAATATTCGAAGCAACTATGACGCGAGATGTGGAACGCGCGGTAAGCGAATTGACTTGCCATATCGAACACACGACCGAAGTTCTGCTGCGTGTGGGAGCACAATCGACGACAAGTGGGAAAGGATCCTAG
- a CDS encoding LLM class flavin-dependent oxidoreductase produces MVRRSADTQSDQLHDLSFLSPNPTNGILHPYRKAAAGAVGLKHVIDCKGANEMRFTLWNTGADVDEFFTLAEAADATGWSSMCLNEAVFQPIDVNSKYPFSADGKRFWPTDNPYLEPMTILPAIAARTSLTVYPFVTKLSLRDPLLFANQVKTASLMADGRFSLGVGMSWMREEYEFCGIDWDSRRERFVEMIEIIRLAISGEVVEFHGDVFDLPPFQQSPGVKEQVPILMGGHKPWSLRTAATIADGWCGVPKEMSEIEATAREVLAQVELAGRDVSTFQLHAGAIDARTTDDYKRLADAGITDAVVMPWMADDIADSAGSGMESATAAKTESLKRFADEVISHF; encoded by the coding sequence ATGGTGCGCCGTAGCGCAGACACGCAGAGTGACCAACTCCATGATTTGAGTTTCCTGTCACCTAACCCGACGAATGGAATCCTGCATCCATACCGGAAGGCGGCCGCCGGAGCGGTCGGCCTCAAGCACGTGATCGATTGCAAAGGAGCAAATGAAATGCGTTTCACACTTTGGAACACCGGGGCCGACGTCGACGAGTTTTTCACTCTCGCCGAGGCCGCCGACGCGACGGGATGGTCATCGATGTGCTTGAACGAAGCCGTGTTCCAGCCCATCGACGTCAACAGCAAGTACCCGTTTAGTGCCGACGGGAAACGGTTCTGGCCCACCGACAATCCATATCTTGAGCCGATGACCATTCTGCCGGCTATTGCGGCACGAACGAGCCTCACAGTCTATCCGTTCGTCACGAAACTGTCGTTGCGAGATCCCTTACTGTTTGCGAACCAGGTCAAGACCGCAAGCCTCATGGCCGATGGGAGGTTTTCATTAGGTGTCGGTATGAGTTGGATGCGTGAGGAGTATGAGTTCTGCGGTATCGACTGGGATAGCCGTCGCGAACGCTTTGTAGAGATGATCGAAATTATCCGGCTCGCCATATCTGGGGAGGTAGTCGAGTTTCACGGCGACGTTTTCGATTTGCCACCATTCCAGCAATCGCCGGGAGTCAAGGAGCAGGTCCCGATACTAATGGGTGGTCACAAGCCGTGGAGCTTGCGTACTGCGGCGACCATTGCTGATGGCTGGTGCGGTGTACCTAAAGAGATGTCCGAAATCGAGGCAACTGCGCGGGAGGTACTGGCGCAGGTGGAACTAGCAGGCAGGGACGTCTCGACGTTCCAGCTGCATGCTGGCGCGATTGATGCACGAACGACTGATGACTACAAGCGTCTCGCGGACGCGGGCATCACCGATGCAGTTGTGATGCCCTGGATGGCCGACGACATCGCCGATAGCGCTGGTTCTGGAATGGAATCGGCCACAGCAGCAAAGACCGAGTCACTCAAGCGGTTCGCCGATGAAGTAATTTCCCATTTCTGA
- a CDS encoding nuclear transport factor 2 family protein, translating into MTLKTKPTSGGKPDGAGMLDIVEKYFVFSDAGKPETLDLFDDDVEIYFPVFGIRRGKAAFNEFVEGFLKKVGGIAHNIHDFSCVVSGDTVVVEGTTRGEAVDGKSWSGGETPGGRFCSVFEIKESLITRMYIYTDPDYTSESALGYGWDSSPDRDW; encoded by the coding sequence ATGACACTCAAGACTAAGCCCACCTCTGGCGGTAAGCCGGATGGGGCCGGGATGCTAGACATAGTCGAGAAGTACTTCGTATTCTCGGATGCAGGGAAACCAGAGACGCTGGACCTGTTCGACGACGACGTCGAAATCTACTTCCCAGTATTTGGTATAAGACGCGGAAAAGCCGCTTTCAACGAGTTCGTTGAGGGATTTCTCAAGAAAGTTGGTGGGATTGCGCATAACATCCACGACTTCTCCTGCGTTGTGTCTGGCGACACCGTAGTCGTGGAGGGCACCACACGGGGCGAAGCAGTCGACGGAAAGTCATGGTCTGGTGGCGAGACCCCGGGTGGCAGATTCTGCAGTGTGTTTGAAATCAAAGAATCACTTATTACTCGAATGTACATCTACACTGACCCCGACTACACAAGCGAAAGCGCTCTCGGTTATGGGTGGGATTCCTCGCCCGACCGCGATTGGTAG